The following proteins come from a genomic window of Halictus rubicundus isolate RS-2024b chromosome 8, iyHalRubi1_principal, whole genome shotgun sequence:
- the LOC143356728 gene encoding uncharacterized protein LOC143356728 yields MFVRNSSKKSYAIDNDIKEKHACLRFYDSSTAYKTRGLVFNNNNNNNNNNNDDDDDDDDDDTNNNNNNNNNNNNNSSSSSSSSSSSSSSSIVVVVVVVVVVVIIIIITIIMAMRMKMKMKMKMKMKMTMTMVMMIIVIMKIT; encoded by the exons ATGTTTGTGCGCAATAGCTCTAAAAAAAGTTACGCTATTGATAATGatataaaagaaaaacat gcATGTTTAAGAT TTTACGACTCGAGTACAGCTTACAAAACACGAGGCTTGgtctttaataataataataataataataataataataatgatgatgatgatgatgatgacgacgacgatactaataataataataataataataataataataataataatagtagtagtagtagtagtagtagtagtagtagtagtagtagtagta tagtcgtagtagtagtagtagtagtagtagtagtaataataaTCATCATAACAATAATAATGGCGATGAGgatgaagatgaagatgaagatgaagatgaagatgaagatgacgatgacgatggtaATGATGATAATAGTAATAATGAAAATTACATAG